From a single Fusobacterium pseudoperiodonticum genomic region:
- a CDS encoding helix-turn-helix domain-containing protein, protein MRNNLNLKGNELLIYAIIFGFSQVENQYFTGSLNYLAEWTGISSKTTVMTILNSLISKGLLEKEEIYNNGIKFCKYKALIEPKEIDEVDEVIKKDIENNKKNISSSIQKNDVKNCEGISKIDMGISKIDTGVYQKLIRGISKIDNNKIDIIHKYNNHIIEEKNDFFMIKKFFDENKIDFSKKHQEIILKLLKKNSATYLLKIFQDEIDILKNDPAVKNINAMFSYHLFNGTVQIDMKEIKKKEIEILSKKSQEKENYYNFDRTLEIFNKLSVEDQEEIENKILNLKEINSNFLLEVKKNSKLFYYRLICDYLKRELTIKGVI, encoded by the coding sequence ATGAGAAATAATTTGAATTTAAAAGGGAATGAGCTTTTAATCTATGCAATAATTTTTGGTTTTTCTCAAGTTGAGAATCAATATTTTACTGGTAGTTTAAATTATTTAGCTGAATGGACTGGAATTTCTTCTAAAACAACTGTTATGACAATTTTGAATTCTCTCATATCTAAAGGGCTTCTTGAAAAAGAAGAAATTTATAATAATGGTATTAAGTTTTGTAAATATAAAGCATTGATTGAGCCAAAAGAAATTGATGAAGTTGATGAAGTTATAAAGAAAGATATTGAAAATAATAAAAAAAATATTTCTAGTAGTATACAAAAGAATGATGTCAAAAATTGTGAGGGTATATCAAAAATTGATATGGGTATATCAAAAATTGATACGGGGGTATATCAAAAATTGATACGGGGTATATCAAAAATTGATAATAATAAAATAGATATAATACATAAATATAATAATCATATCATAGAGGAAAAAAATGATTTTTTTATGATAAAGAAATTTTTTGATGAAAATAAAATAGATTTTTCTAAAAAACATCAAGAAATAATTTTGAAGTTGTTGAAAAAGAATTCAGCTACTTATTTACTAAAAATTTTTCAAGATGAAATTGATATTTTAAAAAATGATCCTGCTGTAAAAAATATAAATGCTATGTTTTCATACCATCTTTTTAATGGAACTGTTCAAATTGATATGAAAGAAATTAAGAAAAAAGAAATTGAAATTCTTTCTAAGAAGAGTCAAGAAAAAGAAAATTATTATAATTTTGATAGAACTTTAGAAATTTTTAATAAACTTTCAGTTGAGGACCAGGAAGAAATAGAAAATAAAATTTTGAATTTAAAAGAGATTAACTCTAACTTCTTACTGGAAGTTAAAAAGAATAGTAAATTATTTTATTATAGACTAATTTGTGATTATTTAAAAAGAGAATTAACTATAAAAGGGGTAATATAG
- a CDS encoding siphovirus Gp157 family protein produces MNFYDVTKDYIEKMEYLELGINAETGEISEDKNQLAIWNQELTQDLKNKSANIIAVVRNQELTIEALDTEIERLKGLKKLRENQLNKFKDYIKNVMLVNKIEKIDTVLGTIKFTKSTSTEIYDESLIDKKFIEIVTTEKISKEKIKSALKAGENVQGARLVVNKNLKVG; encoded by the coding sequence ATGAATTTTTATGATGTAACAAAAGACTATATTGAAAAAATGGAATATTTAGAATTAGGAATCAATGCAGAAACTGGAGAAATATCTGAAGACAAAAATCAATTAGCTATTTGGAATCAAGAATTGACTCAAGATTTAAAAAATAAATCAGCAAATATAATTGCAGTAGTAAGAAACCAGGAACTAACTATTGAAGCCCTTGATACTGAAATAGAGAGATTAAAAGGATTAAAAAAATTAAGAGAAAATCAATTAAATAAATTTAAAGATTATATAAAAAATGTAATGCTAGTAAATAAAATTGAAAAAATTGATACAGTATTAGGAACTATAAAATTTACAAAATCAACATCAACAGAAATTTATGATGAATCTTTAATCGATAAAAAATTTATAGAAATTGTTACAACTGAAAAGATTTCAAAAGAAAAAATAAAATCTGCCTTAAAGGCTGGTGAAAATGTTCAAGGTGCAAGATTAGTTGTAAATAAAAATTTAAAAGTGGGCTAG
- a CDS encoding tyrosine-type recombinase/integrase, whose translation MKNQNGTGSIYKLKGKRRKSWAVRVSFQDEFGATRRKYLGYFETKKEAQETLFNYNKNPLLFSGKTFGEIKNLWFSSVKEKITISSIKKIGIILKFFNILDEYKISDVKLFQLQKIFDEMSFSYNYKGNCKSVLNRIFDFAVKNDFIESNKVKFVELGKKNVVIERKIFTKNEINILWENLENKYTYTVLILIYTGMRIGEFLGLKVTDIDLDDKVIYIRKSKTSSGIRTIPIPDKILSLFVENINYENEYFIISKNFKQLGYRTYKYNFEILLEKLGIQRHTIHDTRHTFATMLNNADANSTSIIKLIGHSDFSTTENIYTHKDVEELRIAINKLN comes from the coding sequence TTGAAAAATCAAAATGGTACTGGAAGTATCTACAAACTTAAAGGTAAAAGGAGAAAGAGCTGGGCAGTCAGAGTATCATTTCAAGATGAATTCGGAGCTACAAGAAGAAAATATTTAGGATATTTTGAAACTAAAAAAGAAGCTCAAGAAACTTTATTTAATTATAATAAAAATCCTTTATTATTTAGTGGTAAAACTTTTGGAGAAATTAAAAACCTGTGGTTTTCTTCTGTAAAGGAGAAAATAACTATTTCAAGTATAAAAAAAATTGGAATAATTCTAAAATTTTTTAATATTTTAGATGAATATAAAATCTCTGATGTTAAATTATTTCAGCTACAAAAAATTTTTGATGAAATGAGTTTTTCGTACAATTATAAAGGAAACTGTAAAAGTGTATTAAACAGAATCTTTGATTTTGCTGTAAAGAATGATTTTATTGAAAGTAATAAAGTTAAGTTTGTGGAGCTGGGTAAAAAGAATGTTGTTATTGAAAGAAAAATTTTTACTAAAAATGAAATTAATATTTTATGGGAAAATTTAGAAAATAAATATACATATACTGTTTTGATTCTAATCTATACTGGTATGAGAATTGGGGAATTTTTAGGTTTAAAAGTTACTGATATTGATTTAGATGATAAAGTTATTTACATCAGGAAAAGTAAAACATCTTCTGGAATAAGAACTATACCGATTCCTGATAAAATATTATCTTTATTTGTTGAAAATATTAATTATGAAAATGAATATTTTATAATTTCAAAAAATTTCAAACAACTAGGATACAGAACTTACAAATATAATTTTGAAATTCTTCTTGAGAAGCTTGGAATACAAAGACATACAATTCACGATACAAGGCATACATTTGCAACTATGTTAAATAATGCAGATGCAAACAGTACCTCTATCATAAAATTGATAGGTCATTCAGATTTCTCAACAACAGAAAATATCTATACTCATAAAGATGTGGAAGAATTGAGAATTGCTATTAATAAGTTAAATTGA
- a CDS encoding helix-turn-helix domain-containing protein, whose amino-acid sequence MNIENKKNFGEILKEVRIKNGDSFRTLADKINIVFSYIDKVEKGIRPINKEMFSRLLNVYPLDKKKLMVAYTFEVFPENAIKDLDLLKDSNDYEFIYKFLFENLSAEEKKNLLKNMYDRLEVDCYKNGTYEKNKEKLNLIKSKIDKLK is encoded by the coding sequence ATGAATATTGAAAATAAAAAAAATTTTGGAGAAATATTAAAAGAAGTTAGAATTAAGAATGGGGATAGTTTTAGAACCTTAGCTGATAAAATAAATATTGTCTTCAGTTATATAGATAAAGTTGAAAAAGGAATTAGACCAATAAATAAAGAAATGTTCTCAAGACTTTTGAATGTCTATCCACTTGATAAAAAAAAATTAATGGTTGCCTACACTTTTGAAGTTTTTCCAGAAAATGCAATTAAAGATTTAGATCTATTGAAAGATTCAAATGATTATGAATTTATTTATAAATTTTTATTTGAAAATTTATCAGCTGAAGAAAAGAAAAATTTATTAAAAAATATGTATGATAGACTTGAGGTTGATTGTTATAAAAATGGTACTTATGAGAAAAATAAAGAAAAATTAAATCTGATAAAATCTAAAATTGACAAATTAAAATAA
- a CDS encoding DUF1071 domain-containing protein has protein sequence MKKENFENLYNIDLKKYIEKDYKGLSYLSWATAYKIAMEKDPAMTYQVYTDADGLPFFSRGNVHFVKTRIVMFGEFKEMMLPVMDNKHNAVTEPNSRQINDNIMRCLVKNLAMFGLGLSLYIKEELQEIIAEDKKDTKEKKIIQEPILTKDKMISKLTDLPKDKMMRMLGHFKAKNIFQMTEEQVKEAYQKIFIN, from the coding sequence ATGAAAAAAGAAAATTTTGAAAATTTATATAATATTGATTTAAAAAAATATATTGAAAAAGATTACAAAGGACTTTCATATTTGAGCTGGGCAACTGCTTATAAAATAGCAATGGAAAAAGATCCAGCAATGACTTATCAAGTTTATACAGATGCTGACGGGCTTCCATTCTTTTCAAGAGGGAATGTACATTTTGTTAAAACTAGAATAGTTATGTTTGGAGAATTTAAAGAAATGATGTTACCAGTTATGGACAATAAACATAATGCAGTCACTGAACCAAATTCAAGACAAATTAATGATAATATAATGAGATGTCTTGTTAAAAATTTAGCAATGTTTGGGCTTGGACTTAGTTTATATATAAAAGAAGAGTTACAAGAAATTATTGCTGAAGATAAAAAAGATACAAAAGAAAAAAAAATAATTCAAGAACCAATTTTAACAAAAGATAAAATGATTTCTAAATTAACAGATTTACCAAAAGATAAAATGATGAGAATGTTAGGACATTTTAAAGCTAAAAATATTTTTCAAATGACAGAAGAACAGGTTAAAGAGGCATATCAAAAGATATTTATAAATTAA